The Colletotrichum destructivum chromosome 8, complete sequence genome includes the window ACTGCCTTCTCGTGGTGGGATCCTTGCGGTGACCGCCAGAGGATTTTCAGCAACAAAAGCATGTGGGAGCGGCAGCTGACGTTGGATGGAGTCGAGTTCCCCGTCATCAGTGCTGACCATATTCCGGCGTCCATGACGAGATGCCCGGTCGTGGTGTTTGACGACACCAGAGGGCCGGAGGAAGGCGGCGGGAAGATCAACGCCGAGTTTTTGGCTGGAATACCGGGTTTCCAAGTCCAAGATGCCTCTGCGACGGCGGTGCGACCCATCTCGGGTTGGTGGTTGTTGGCGCGCCGTTGCGAAGTCCCTGGTCAACAAATCACTCAAACATAGCGGCATAGGGGCCAGATGAGAAAATCCACCAAGGCACAATATATTCGTATCTTTGCCTCTTTTCACTGGCCGAAAGGATCTTTCTATACTCTGTTACGTCGAAGTTTCCAAGTCTGGACTTCACTCGAAACCCCAACTATGgcaggctgcagcagtgAAGCTATTTCACCCCCAGTCCCGGCCTTTCATATTCGTGTCGTAGTTTGTTGACTCCTTTGCCTATCGTAAATCTTACTGTATTTCAATCAAAACAAGCTTATACCAACCATAGTTTAAATTTCTTTTCAAGAACAGTAATCTCAAAAGAGTATTACCACTTTGGCAGTCAACTGCGTACGCTATGATACTTACATTCGTCACTTAGCTGTCCTATTCAACAACTATGCATAGCATCTCTCAATCTCAGACACTACCAGCCTCTCGAACGCTATTTGTAACTGGAATCCTTCCGTCTCAGAGGCCCCGCCGGACCCGTCATCGAAATCGCCGTTTATACACCGCTGTACGGCGCGCCAATACACCTCCCCAACTCTCGGGAGCAGTTTGTCGCAGAACTCGGTGGGGAGCTTGTCCCTGAATTCAGCGTCGCTGTTACAATGACGACGCAGCTCGCTCAAAGTACGCCACAAGCCTATTTCGAGGAGGACTAGCCCTAGACTATAAATGTCGAATCTGGCGCGGTAACGTGGTCTCTTGCCCGATTCCGACTGCGCATGCAGGCTCGGATGGTTGTAGAGGAGAATCTCGTCGCGTCGGCTCTGGAACCCGGCCGTGGATATCGACAGCGTCTCGGATAACTCCAGGGGATGATCAGGGCGAGACAAGTCCCAGCCGACGAGATACTGAGGGGGAAGTGGTCGCGGGCGCGGCCGAGTTGCTAACGTTTTGGCTGCCCCGAAACCAGAACCtgcgccatcgccgccgttTTCTTGGACAACTGCCGGTTTACCTCTAGGAGAGGAAGGCGGGACCTGTATCTCGGATTCGGGCGCCCAGGAGCATATGATGTTATCGCTCCGGATCGACTTATGCAGCCAATCAACAGAATGGAGATGGTGGACGGCCGTGACGAGGCCTTTGGCGATTTGAAACCTCTGCCCGATCGGAACTGGAACTTGGGTCTCGCGGATCAAGGCTTGTAGGGATTTCAAGCGGTTACCGGCAGATCCCTCAACCGCGAAAACAACCCCGATCCTCGAgttgtcggcatcgtcgacgagaccctTGCAGGGCAGCGTCATGAACTTCTTGAACAGTTCGTCCCTGTTGAGTAGTCCCACGAGCCCTCCCAGTCTCAAAGTCTGCTCGAGACGGAAAGGCTGGTCGCGGTTGTAGTATTTCCACTCCACCATGACCTGCTTGTCTTCCAGAACTGTCAACGTTCGATATTCGCCGTGCGGGAGGCTCCCTCTCTTGAAGTCGCGAACTTGATAAGAATGAATCCTTCTTGAGGCCTGATTCGCGCCCGAGATGGTAGAGAAGGAGTACGCCGACACCGCGTCGTCGGTTTGGCTGTCTCTCCGCTCTTGCATCTGCCAttgcttgatcttggccaTCGTCTTCAGTTCTGGACGTGTTGTTGTCCCTTCCAGGGTATCATGGTCCATGAGATCTAGGATGGTCATATCCGTCTGGCGGTCGACCTGTGCCTGGTGTGCGGTGTCGAGGAGCACGACCAGCAACTCGTTTGTATGCCCAATTCGCTTCAACAGGACCTCAACCCGGCCTTTATCCGACGTTACCCACTTGGTTCTGAGGGCCATGCTGGAGCCTCCGCGCGAAATCACATTCGAATGAGTCTGAAGAGAGGCAGACGGTTGTGCCTTTGGTTCCTTGCGCAGCATTTTGTCCCATCTCGATTGTTTTCCGCTCTTTGGGACTTGCAGCGAGGTGTTGCTGGTTATTTTctcaggcggcggcgacactCCAGCATACTGCATGATGATCTTGGTTGCCTCGGCAAAGTCGTTTTTCATGTCTGCTAGGGCCTTCGTGGTCAGATCGACGAGGATCGGGTTCTCCAAGCGAAGCTGCgactcgacggcgcccttTAGCTGAGTTTGATGGTTCGGCTTGCAAAGCCCAGAATTACTCGGACCCTGCTCGGTCCTCCGTAAGATGTCCTGGATGCTCAACGTGGCACACCACCTTTCAAACTTCAAGGCCTGAACGTGTAAGTCGAAGTGAGCGTTGTTTTGCTCGTGAGCAAGGTTTGAGATTTGTCGAACCTCGTTCACAATCGACAAGCAGGTCCCGGCCGCCTTGACGAGTTGCAACGATACCCCAACCGCCCCAAATATTTCCAGTCCCCCAGCCGACATATCAGATCAAGACAGAGTAAAATGGTTTTTTTGAAAAGTCTGAGGCTTCTTTGCGTCAGCTATGGAGGATGAACGTTATGGCGATCGCAGACAGTGGAGATTCCACAAGAGTAACACTTCATATGAGAGGTTTCGCGGCACCAGATCAGGCTGTCGTGATGGTGGCGGAGCGGAGGCAACCCAAGATAGAGATATCTGACATGCATGGAGTATTGGCTGTCAACAACAATCGATTGGCTAGGCTCGACATTTCGTATGCATAATGCCTATCACGAAAGCGACCCCGCCTTGGGTCGCCTTGGGCCGCCTCGATTTGACATCGGTGGCTCGCTCACAGCCTGATGATTCAATTGTCATAAATTCGTCCCAACTTCATTTCACTATCAGCACCAGCATCATCGGCCAGCTGGAGCGTAACGCTGCTCTTTGCTAATGCCAGTCATATCGTCGTTACAATGGAATTCGGCCACACGACAACCAGGACGCGGCTTGCTCCCCAGGGAAGCGTCAACTTGAACGATCTCCGGCTCTCTGTATCACAATCTCGAGCCAACTTCACCAGAGTCAGGGCCCGTGCAGGTCGATCGAAGAGCAACACAGGACCCAGAGCCGATTTCCTCACGTTCGTCTCACTCACTTGTGAGATATACCAAGCCCAGGGAGATGACCTGGTTCCAATCCAACAGTATCCGTCCGTTCTCGAGACTTACCAGGGGAAAGGACACACGAGCCTCGTCACGCATGCCCAGCTAGCCCTAGCCGCGCCCTCCAATTTCAGTCGCGGCACCATCGGATCGTACTCggagggcatcgtcatcaagCGGCCAAGGCACAGCATCCTGGAAGAGAGCGCCGATGGCCTCAACAGCTTCATCACAGAGTTGCGCATTAGATCCCACGCGCCGCTAAAGTCTCATCCAAACATCACCCGCCTCCGCGGAGTGGGCTGGGACTTTGAAGACGAGGGTGCCACTATTCCACGTCCCATCCTCCTCGAAGAATTCGCTCCGCAAggcgccctcgacaactTCTGGAAAAACTGGAAGTTTGTCAAGATGAGCTTCAAGGCTAAATTGGATTTCTGCCGCGACATCGCGGAAGGGTTGTCCGTGCTTCACGACTGCGGCGTGGTGCATGGAGACGTCAAGCCCGAGAACATTCTCGTTTTCCCTCGGCACGATGCGCGGGACTCCTTCATGCTGAAACTGACAGACTTCGGCCACTCTGTCATAGAATCCGATACTGCAGAGACGCTGCCAGCATTCACGCCGCAGTGGTCCGCTCCTGAGGTTACCAAGATGACCAGCATGACTTTCCAGCAGATGAAGGCCACGGACTACTATTCGTTTGGGTTGGTCACACTGTCGATCATGCTGGGCCGCGCATTCTACACGGAAGTGGAAGAAGTTGAGAGCCATAAACAGGATGGCAGCATACTTCTCGAGTTGGTGGGCATTGTCGAGAAGGAAGATCGATGCAACGACGACTCGGACCTCGAAGTAGGCACCATTGCCCGCCTTCTCAGCAAGACGGTCCAGTTGAACCCCGACGCTCGAAGTTTAAGGGGCTCAATGGACATCATCGACTTGTATCTGGTCGAGAACCAGATCACGAGTAGCCGCGTGCCGGTTGTTTATTGCCCGACGGTTCGGGTACCAGCACTCGATGTCATTTCCAAGGTAACTAATGTCCGGTTCAGTCAATTTTCGGCCCGTTGAACCGTACCTAAGTCAGTTTCGCAGGTTTCTGTTGGTTATCATACCCTCATCAACTGCAGTCATCACTTGAAGGCGCGCATCGTGGCCACGCTTCTCGAGTTAGCCACCAAGCCAAATGATCCACGAAACTCGGCTGCGCAATGGGAACTTGCCATTTGTCATTTCTCCGGGTTCGGTATCCCGAGAGATTTTGAAGCAGCCTCTCATTGGCTGACCATGGCTCGCGAGAATGGAGTTGCCGCTGCGCAAGAGTTCTTCAAACCGCTCcaggacgccatcgtcgtgGCCAAAGGAATCAGAGACCGCGACAAATCGGCCTCTTGGCAGCGAAGCAAGACCACCTCTTCGCAGTCTGAGAGACTAGCAGTCACCAACACAACCGCCGCAATCCTGGAGAGCATTACTTTAGACGTTAATGTTCCAAAAGACAGAGCAAGTGGTAGCGTTAGCATCAACCATGGACTTGAACCCAAAGTCCCTGGCACCGCCGAGTGGTTCCGCCCAACAGACGACCGAACTATCGACCCGAAACACAAGTCTATGGCATCGATTCAGAGATACCTCCAAGACAGCGAAATCGATGAAGACCTAACGCAATCGGTTCCAACATCGATGACTAGCGCTTTACAGGAGGCCATCAAAACCGATTCAGTCGACCAGCTCAAAgtcatcatcgccaatgACCTAAAGTCGATCAGTAGCGTCGACGATTCAGGCAACACACCGCTCTTACTTGCCGCTCATCACGGCCAACTCGAGGTCTTCAGATATTTGCTCGGCCGGGAAAACCCGAGAGCATCTGTTTACAACAAGTCTGGCCAGACCGCGCTACATCTTCTCACCAAGTTTGACGACAAGCACGTGAATGAGTTCGTCGTACTTCTTGTCAAAAGTGGCGCCGATATTCTTCACGAAGCTCTTCCGGTTCGCAAAGATGATGAGACGCTTCTTTTCTCCCTTGGCCTACGATGTTGCCCTATGCTCAACTCAATCCTGCACAATAGGACAGCCCTCCTCGAAAGCCTCCTGGAAGCTGCCCATGGCGATCCGTCGGGCTCAGTCTGTCAAATTTGCGAGGCTGGTTCCCGATTCAGGCGTATTTTAGCCGTTTGTCTATCATTGTTCCGAATCGACGCTTTGGAAATCCTGCGAAATCACCTGAAAACACACGGAGAGTTTCATACGATCGACCTTGCCAAAGTACAAGTCTGGACGGGCCAGAATCTATTGCGACTTTCTCAAGTCCCTTTCAAAAGCGTCGCAGTATCAACAATAGACCTTCCAGAGGATTTCTTTCGCGCTATGATTTACGGAGGCAGTTATAGC containing:
- a CDS encoding Putative protein kinase domain, prion-inhibition and propagation, HeLo encodes the protein MSAGGLEIFGAVGVSLQLVKAAGTCLSIVNEVRQISNLAHEQNNAHFDLHVQALKFERWCATLSIQDILRRTEQGPSNSGLCKPNHQTQLKGAVESQLRLENPILVDLTTKALADMKNDFAEATKIIMQYAGVSPPPEKITSNTSLQVPKSGKQSRWDKMLRKEPKAQPSASLQTHSNVISRGGSSMALRTKWVTSDKGRVEVLLKRIGHTNELLVVLLDTAHQAQVDRQTDMTILDLMDHDTLEGTTTRPELKTMAKIKQWQMQERRDSQTDDAVSAYSFSTISGANQASRRIHSYQVRDFKRGSLPHGEYRTLTVLEDKQVMVEWKYYNRDQPFRLEQTLRLGGLVGLLNRDELFKKFMTLPCKGLVDDADNSRIGVVFAVEGSAGNRLKSLQALIRETQVPVPIGQRFQIAKGLVTAVHHLHSVDWLHKSIRSDNIICSWAPESEIQVPPSSPRGKPAVVQENGGDGAGSGFGAAKTLATRPRPRPLPPQYLVGWDLSRPDHPLELSETLSISTAGFQSRRDEILLYNHPSLHAQSESGKRPRYRARFDIYSLGLVLLEIGLWRTLSELRRHCNSDAEFRDKLPTEFCDKLLPRVGEVYWRAVQRCINGDFDDGSGGASETEGFQLQIAFERLVVSEIERCYA
- a CDS encoding Putative serine/threonine-protein kinase, active, producing MEFGHTTTRTRLAPQGSVNLNDLRLSVSQSRANFTRVRARAGRSKSNTGPRADFLTFVSLTCEIYQAQGDDLVPIQQYPSVLETYQGKGHTSLVTHAQLALAAPSNFSRGTIGSYSEGIVIKRPRHSILEESADGLNSFITELRIRSHAPLKSHPNITRLRGVGWDFEDEGATIPRPILLEEFAPQGALDNFWKNWKFVKMSFKAKLDFCRDIAEGLSVLHDCGVVHGDVKPENILVFPRHDARDSFMLKLTDFGHSVIESDTAETLPAFTPQWSAPEVTKMTSMTFQQMKATDYYSFGLVTLSIMLGRAFYTEVEEVESHKQDGSILLELVGIVEKEDRCNDDSDLEVGTIARLLSKTVQLNPDARSLRGSMDIIDLYLVENQITSSRVPVVYCPTVRVPALDVISKVSVGYHTLINCSHHLKARIVATLLELATKPNDPRNSAAQWELAICHFSGFGIPRDFEAASHWLTMARENGVAAAQEFFKPLQDAIVVAKGIRDRDKSASWQRSKTTSSQSERLAVTNTTAAILESITLDVNVPKDRASGSVSINHGLEPKVPGTAEWFRPTDDRTIDPKHKSMASIQRYLQDSEIDEDLTQSVPTSMTSALQEAIKTDSVDQLKVIIANDLKSISSVDDSGNTPLLLAAHHGQLEVFRYLLGRENPRASVYNKSGQTALHLLTKFDDKHVNEFVVLLVKSGADILHEALPVRKDDETLLFSLGLRCCPMLNSILHNRTALLESLLEAAHGDPSGSVCQICEAGSRFRRILAVCLSLFRIDALEILRNHLKTHGEFHTIDLAKVQVWTGQNLLRLSQVPFKSVAVSTIDLPEDFFRAMIYGGSYSDVLERTIDFVTTVEDPKFVSRSSLEMDTLAAAVAGDSLDAVNFMLDRTTATQQDLPLWLLSPIESSQFGTKTVSPHLLRKSITSGLRHIFDRLLCEHVSLLRDEFQFPCQKEPCRDNPHWWLKNYRLLQGQDMYRARPEGHTHSCSIVEGLLNNAIYARHQDSYFLSKIVDKVENQKLFNAPRCLLNAVRILNLNAASILLSKNPDLLMSKLMAPYDSTLSGFLSLTNWEGFERLELERLEEPVLNLILRSGSYEQCRFVLKHLCSRRSAGLGYPVSSRWRWLQSKWHFQRQKDKSILDTAEESVPEWQRCPLQAEEYESLVVGNILQNSLERKALWNVIEVQVANGHSVSGVYLRLAIKSSNTEALLELLNRGWRVNGTWKDCLDTPLQGALEHSKWWANKRKSSLRPKVTSMLEQEALMKLHNVDGQPKLHDPNLQTHREIYSEYSKIRESLLYALYERKLDEAAIILRARGGRVSPFSIITTTGPTASKTARAWVAVLHALLYAVILPVAVVYGTQNVLHPMSTGQKWGFVYLWALLSYAFPHFKLVSKGAREFSGSKGQAMWYFACFTCFLFHHIGLPVLVMRYHWSPLQFCKYYVEAGELRSSCSNYTFLLPLVFIGVELVLLVLFFTGFIVWGP